The genomic interval CTATTAAGACAAGTAAAATTTCAATTTTCATCTAATTTTAAAAGCATGAAAGAGCTTAAAAAAGAGAAAATTATGAAAAAGAAAATAACCTTTCCTGAGCAAAAACAAAATCTTCCTGGCAATGAACATAAAATGAATCCTGAACCAGAAATTATTAGAGAAAACTATATCGGAAGTGGAAAATTAAAAGGAAAAACTGCTTTTATAACTGGCGGCGACAGTGGTATCGGCAGAAGTGTCGCCGTACATTTTGCAAGAGAAGGCGCCAATATTGCCATTATCTATTTAAAAGAAAATAAAGATGCTTTAGACACAAAAGCGATGATTGAAAAAGAAGGACAGCAATGCCTTTTGATTAGCGGCGACTTGAAAGATGAAAAGTTTTGCAAAGCTGCAATAAAAAAATGCTACACGACATTTAAGAAGATTAATGTTATTGTGAATAATGCTGCGATACAATTTCCGCAAACGGATTTAGAAAAAATAACGGCATCGCAGCTCCAAAAAACTTTTGAAACCAATATCTATCCCTATTTCTATATCACAAAAGCTGCACTTCCGTATTTAGAAAAAGGAGATACGATTATTAATACAACTTCTGTGACGGCTTTTCGCGGAAGCGAACATCTTGCAGATTACGCCAGTACAAAAGGCGCGATTGTTAGTTTTACAAGATCGCTTTCTACGATGTTAGCGAAAAAACAAATTCGTGTAAACGGTGTTGCGCCTGGACCAATTTGGACACCGCTTATTGTGGCAAGCTTTGACAAATTATCGGATTTCGGAAAAGATAATCCGATGGAAAGAGCTGGACAGCCTTCTGAAGTGGCGCCTGCATATGTGTTTTTGGCTTGCGAAGACAGCAGTTATATTACTGGACAGTTTATTCATATAAATGGTGGCGAATTGGTTGGTTGATTTTTTAAACGCAAAGTTCGCAAAAAGTTTTTTTTAAAATCTCGCAAAGTCGCAGAGTCGCAAAGGTTAGCTTCAAGCAGATTCATAAAAAATAAAACTTTGGGACTTAGCGCCTTTGCGAGATTTAAAACATAAAACCTCAGCCTCTTAGTCCCTCAGAACCTTAGAACCTTAGAACCTTAGAAAAAATGAATTACATAGATATTCTTGGTCTTTTTGCAGGAGCTTGCATTACGATTTCGACAGTTCCGCAGATTTTAAAAGTTTGGAAAACCAAAAAAGTAAAAGAGATTTCTCTAAAAATGTTTGGAATTCTCACTTTCGGAATTGCAATTTGGATTGTTTATGGCATTCTAAAAAACGATCTTCCGATAATTATTACCAACAGCGTTTCTTTGGTTTTAAACCTCATTATGGTTTATTTTATTCTGCATTACGAAAAAGAATGAAAACTCTTTAAATGAAAAAAACAGCTTGACCAAAGCTGTTTTTTTGAAAGTGAAGATATAAGATGCTTACTAGCTAGCTAATTTTTGATTATATGGTTTTAAAGCCAAAGTTTTGGATTGCAAATTTCTTTTCAGAAAAACTACAGGCGCCGCAATGGCACTCAAATTTAAAGAGGAAAGTTTTTTAATTTCTGATAACTGCTTTGCCGCAAAATTCAAAATAGGCACAAATGGCGTTAAATAATTATAACTATGTTGCGCTATCTCTAATTCTAAAACTTCGCGTAAAATACTTTTCATCAGCAAATAACGAACTGTTCCTTGCTGCGGAATAGATTTAAGTTCTTTAAATTTATTTCCAATTTTCTGATTTTCAGCTCCGATATAAATATAATTTCCAGAATTAGGCACAAAAATAGTACGCACCTGATCTGCAAAATCAGATTTACTGTTATCACTATTCGTTGGCATTCCGATTAATGAAAACTGAATTTGTTTATGGCTTTCAAAATATAGCACACTATTAATGGCTGACGAATTGCTCATAATACCAGATTGATCTTTTTTCAGGGATTTGATTTCTCCATTGGCACCAAAACTGTGAAGTACATTTCCTTTTTCGCAATAAGCAAAAAATACTGGCGCCATCGGATGAGATTCTATACTTAAACTAACATCTTGATTAAAAGTCAAATCAAAATTTAGATAGGTCATTTCTTTTTCAAAACGAACTCCAGAAATACTTCCGCTCGCCCATTTTGATTTTATTTTTAATGTGTATTCGTTGGAAGTAATCAGCAAATCACCTCCAAAACTATCTTTAAGATTATTAAAAACAGCATCAAATCCTCCTGTATTTATGTAAAGTTTTTTCATTATTTTGGTTTGGTTTTAGTAAATCAGTTAGTAATTATTTACGTACAAAAACTAACTTCGGTTTTTCTCTTCATTTCTATAATTCAAATTTCGTTTATATTGTCTCTCAAACCTTTATACAATTTCGGAGAGAATTTTCATAATTATTATTTTGAGGTTCTAAGTGACTAAGGTTCTGAGGTTCTAAGTTTTTTCACATTGTCTAAAAAATCTTAGTCCCTTAGAAACTCAGAATCTTAGCTGCTCAAAAAAAAAGCAGCTGCTCCAAATAAATTTGAAACAACTGCTCATCAGCAAAATAAAAATATCAATCTATTTTTATTTCTTTTATGTCAATTCGTTTATGTCTGCATTTTTAGAATAATTTGCTTTCGGGATATCTTTAAAAAATTCGGCTTCTTCTAAATCTGCCGTCGGGCCATATCCTAATAAATGTGTTCCTTTTGCTCCGTCTTTTGTTTCGATCACATATAATATTGACATATCATCAGGATCACTCATTCCTTCGTAACGATGATGCGCCACAATAAAAATATCTTCGGGTTTATATGCGGTTTTGGTTTCTGCATTAATAAGATGATCATTTTCAAACAAATAACTCACATTATATCCTTCTTCTTGATATCTTTTTATATTGTCGATTTCGTGTTTAGAATCTTCTCTTTTCATGGCTTCTGTTTTTAATCTTTTATTCAAATTTCCGTATTGAAAACAGATAAAATTAACTCTAACGATTTTAATCTTAGCTCATTCAAAAATCAATTTTGACCGAATATTTATTTTTTATTAATTTTAAACAAGTCAAATTTTACGCAGGAATTACTACCTTTAGAATAGAAATAAATTTGGCTATTTCTGAGAATATAAATCAAAATTTTAATGAGTAATAATAATTATGCTTTTCTGGCAAATGGAGGAGAAATGGGTAAACTTACTCGAGCCAAAGACTGGAGCCAAACAGCGGTTGGTGCTGTAGAATCTTGGCCACAAAGTCTTAGAACCACTATAGGCATTCTCTTAAATTCTAAATTTCCCATGTTTTTATTTTGGGGACCAGATCATATTTGTTTTTATAATGACGCTTATCGTCCGAGTCTTGGAAATGACGGAAAACATCCGGCAATTCTTGGAGAAAAAGGCGCAGATTACTGGCCAGAAATATGGGATTTCATAAAACCTTTAATCGATCAAGTTCTAAATAAAGGAGAAGCAACTTGGCACGAAGACCAATTGCTGCCTATTTATAGAAATGGCAAAATGGAAGATGTATATTGGACTTTTAGCTATAGTCCGGTAAATGATGAAAACGGAAAAACAGCTGGCGTTTTAGTAATTTGCAATGAAACTACAAAACAAGTCATTACTCGTAAAAACCTTGAAGAAAGCGAGAAAAGATTCAGAAATACAGTAAAACAATTGCCACTAGGAATTTGCATTTTGAAAGGTGCAGATTTAGTTGTAGAAATGGCTAATTCGACTTATCTACACATTATTGACAAAGAAGAAAAAGACATTTTAAACAAACCTATTTTTGAATCGGTTCCTGAAGCAAAAGAAACCACATATTCATTATTAAAAAATGTTTTTGAAACAGGAGTTCCTTATTATACAGATGAATTAGCCGTAACATTAAATAGATACAACAAGAAAGAATTAGGGTATTTTAATCTTGTTTTTTATCCTTTAAAAGAAGAAAATGCAGAAATTACAGGAGTTATTGTAATTTCTTATGAAGTAACTGAGGAAGTTAAAGCTAGACATCTTTTGTCTGAAAGCGAAAAAGCATTCAGAAATATTGTAATGGAATCTCCTATTGCAATGGCTATTTTTAGAGGAAAAGAATATACCATCGAAATGGCCAATTTAACAATGATGCATGACATCTGGCAGCGAGAAGAAAAAGATTGTATTGGCAAACCTCTATTAGAAGTTTTCCCAGAATTAATAAATCAAAAATATCCCGAATTGCTAAATGAAGTGCTTTCGAATGGAAAAACAATTCGCGAAAACGAATCTGTCGCTTATGTCGATATTAAAGGAAAACTGAAAAAATTTTACCTCGATTACGAGTACACAACGCTTTACGAAAAAAACGGAAAAGCATCTGGTATTATGTGCACGGTTTACGATGTAACCTCTAAAGTAAAAGCCAGAAAAAAAGTAGAAACGGCAGAAGAAAGGGCAAGATTAGCCATAGAAATTGGAGAAATCGCAACTTGGGATTTAGATCTTAGAACTAGAAAATTAATCTACAGCGATAATATTCTGGATCTTTTTGGTTTTCAAAAGAATACAAAAATCGTGCATCAGGATATTCGAGACAGAATTCTCCCTGATGATGAACATATCGTTGTAGCAGCGCTTGCAGAAGCGCTCAAAAATAGTATTTACAAATATGAAGCTCGAATTTTAAAATTAGATAATACAATTGGCTGGATAAAAGTACACGGAAAAGTCTTTTTTGATGAAAATAATGAACCTACCAAAATGTTAGGTACCGTTATGGATTTTACTGACGAAAGAGATATTCAGCAAATATTATTTAAAAGCGAGAAAAAATTCAGACTCCTTGCCGACTCCATGCCGCATCTTATATAGACAAGTGATACGTTAGGAAATTTAAATTATTTTAATGAAACGTTTTATAATTATTCTGGAATAACCAAAGATGAAATTGAAAAAAATGGTTGGCTGCAAATTGTACATCCAGACGATCGCGAAGAAAATGTAAAACTCTGGATGGAATCTGTAAAATCAGGAAAAGACTTTCTATTTATTCATCGTTTTAAGCGTTCAGACGGCGAATACAGATGGCAGTTGAGCCGTGCCATTGCTCAAATAGATGAATTTGGAAAAATACAAATGTGGGTTGGAACGAGCACTGATATCGAAGATCAAAAAAACTTTACAAATCGTCTTGAAGAACAGATTTTGGAACGTACTACACAATTGGAAATTAAAAACAGAGATTTAGTCAATATGAATATTGAACTACAGTCTTTTGCCTATATTTCTAGTCATGATCTTCAGGAACCACTTAGAAAAATTCAAACTTTTGCCAGCCGACTTGCCGATTTAGATGAACAGAATATTTCGGCAATTGCCAAAACTTATTTAGCTCGAATCGAAGTTTCTGCCAAAAAAATGCAGAATTTAATTCAGGATTTATTAACCTATTCTAGAACTAATTCTGCCGAAAGAGTTTTTACAACAGTCAATATTGATGAAATTGCTGAAGAAGTGGTAAGTGATTTTTCGGATCGAATTGAAGAAAAAAATGCGATTGTTGAATATGCAAATCTTGGAGAAGCAACTATTATTCAGTTTCAATTCAGACAATTGCTTCATAATTTAGTAGAAAATGCATTGAAGTTTTCTAAACCCGGAATTCCTCCTATAGTAAAAATTTCTGGAGAAAAAATTGACGGAAAATTAATTCCAGATGCTGAATTTAAAGATAAAACATATTATCATTTGCAAGTTTCAGACAACGGAATCGGTTTTGAACTTGTTTACAAAGAAAAAATCTTTGAAGTTTTCCAGCGTTTAAATACCGAAAGTGAATACAAAGGAACTGGAATTGGACTTGCCATTGTAAAGAAAATCGTTGAAAATCATAAAGGCATTATTACGGTTTCTAGCGAAAAAGGCGAAGGTGCTGTTTTTAATGTTTATATTCCAGAATTGACTTAAAATCAGGATTTAAAAACAAAGTTAGATTGCGTTGGACTAAACTCACTCCAATCGATTTGAATGGCGTGTTCTATTGCTTTGATAATATCACGCATTAAAACAGGCTTTGTTATGAAATAGTTTGCGCCAAGTTTTCTGCATCTTTCAATAATACCTGCTTCGCTTGAAGTTGAATATATTACGACAGGAATTTCATTATTCTGATCCGATTTTCTAATTTCTTCTAAAACGTCAAACCCATTTTTTCCAGGCATATTTAAATCTAAAAAGACAACATAAGGAGTTGAAGGCGGATTAAAAATAGCGTTCAGCAATTTTTGCCCTTCAGAATAAGTTTGAAGAATAATATTTTGGGGTATCGATTCTACTGCATCAGAAAAGATACTAATATCATCTTCATCGTCGTCTGTATAAAAAATGGTATAATCTGTCATGGCATTTATTAGGAAATTTTACCAAATATAAGGCATTTTATTCATAACGCTCTAAATTTAGTCTAATTCTTATACAAACATTAAGAATTGAAATATCATAATTTCTAAGTTTAATTATATAATCGGAAAAACTTTAAAAAGAGCCAACTTTACCATAATCAAATAATTAGAAGTAAATATAAACTTAAAATATAATGTTATGGGCGATCATAAAGACCTTACAGATGAATTTGCAGTAGAGAAAATTAAAGATCTTGCTGAAAATATTAAAACTTGCATGTTTTGTACCTACAATGAGTACAGATTGCAATCAAGACCAATGTCTGTTCAAGAAATTGACGATAAAGGACAACTTTGGTTTTTATCAGACAGAAACAGCAGTCAGAATGCTGAAATTACATTAAATCCGATGGTTGAAATCTTCTTTTCTGAGCCACACGATAAATTTCTTACACTGCACGGAACTGCAACTATCGAACATGATAAAGAAACTATTGAAAGATTATGGAATCCTACGGTAAAAATCTGGATGCCAGGTGGCGTTGACGATCCAAATTTAAGCGTGATTAAATTTGTTCCTGAAGATGGTTATTATTGGAATAACAAAAACGGAAAAATGGTAGCAATTGCTAAAATGACGGCAGCATTCGTTACAGGACATACAATGGATGATGGAATTGAAGGAAATTTGAAATTGTAACGTTTTACTTAACCGCAAAGTCCGCAAGTATTTACGTCAAGTTCGCTAAGATTAATTTCTTTTGCGTGCATTGCGTAAATACTTGCGGACTTTGCGGTTACATACATATTCAAATATGCATTCTTTTCAACTCTAAAGCATTTAAAATCCCTGCTTCGCTTGCTGTATTATTAAAATAAACAAATCCATTTTTTGAATTTAAATCTTCATTCAATTTCTGCAATTCTTCAGTAGAATAGCTAGAATGAAACAATTTTGGGACTCCGTGAAAACGAACATAAATCAACGGAAAATCTTTAAAAATTGTAGAAGGCAAATCAGGATAACTTACACTGCAAAAGGTTATATTATTATCTTTAAAAGCGTTCCAAACTTCTTCATTCCACCAAGTTTTATGGCGAAATTCAATTACATTGTTAAAATCGTAATTGAGAAGTCCGATAAGACTTTCTAATTTTTGTCTGCTAAAATCGTAACTTGGAGGAAATTGAAACAAAATCGCACCTAACTTTTCTTTCATTCCGAATTTACAAACTTCATAAAAGTCATCTAAAAGCCCTTCGCAATCTTTTAGTTTTTTGATATGTGTAATTTCTTTGGGAACTTTGACTGAAAACAAAAAGGATTCTGGAGTTTTATTGTACCAATTATTAAAAACTCTGACGGTAGGAAATTTGTAAAAACTTCCATTAAACTCGTAAGTATTAAAATGCTGGCAATAAAAATCGAACCATGATTTTGAAGGCAGATTTCTTGGATAAAAAATATTCTTCCAAAAACGGTTATAAAAGCTGGAACATCCTATTGCTATTTGATTTTTCATTTATATAATTGTTGACAGTTTGTGCAGAAAAAACTATTTCGCTTTCTTACTCCAGTTTTCTTGCAATAAATAGGAAGATTACATCTGTGACATTTTTTCTTGGTATAAACTTCCCAATGCTGTTTGAGTTCAGCTTTCTTTTTCCAGTATAAAAATTCGAAACTGTAAGTAGAACATTCGGCAATAATCTGGCTTATTTCGTGCGGTGGAATTTTGCCAACAATAGATTCTGGGTGAACATAACAGCGATACAAAACTTCATTTTTAATAATGTTTCCGACTCCTGCAAAAATATTCTGATCCAGAATAGCATCAGAAATCATAACATTTGGTAATTCCTCGAGCGTTTGTTGGGCTTTTTTAGGATTCCAATTGTCATTCATTACATCAACACTCCAATCGTAATGTTTGTTTATATCGCCTTCTAAAATCTTAACAGAACAAGTATAAAAATTGAGTTCGCCATCTTCAAAAATCAAACTTAATCTT from Flavobacterium sp. YJ01 carries:
- a CDS encoding DUF72 domain-containing protein gives rise to the protein MKNQIAIGCSSFYNRFWKNIFYPRNLPSKSWFDFYCQHFNTYEFNGSFYKFPTVRVFNNWYNKTPESFLFSVKVPKEITHIKKLKDCEGLLDDFYEVCKFGMKEKLGAILFQFPPSYDFSRQKLESLIGLLNYDFNNVIEFRHKTWWNEEVWNAFKDNNITFCSVSYPDLPSTIFKDFPLIYVRFHGVPKLFHSSYSTEELQKLNEDLNSKNGFVYFNNTASEAGILNALELKRMHI
- a CDS encoding ATP-binding protein; translation: MEIKNRDLVNMNIELQSFAYISSHDLQEPLRKIQTFASRLADLDEQNISAIAKTYLARIEVSAKKMQNLIQDLLTYSRTNSAERVFTTVNIDEIAEEVVSDFSDRIEEKNAIVEYANLGEATIIQFQFRQLLHNLVENALKFSKPGIPPIVKISGEKIDGKLIPDAEFKDKTYYHLQVSDNGIGFELVYKEKIFEVFQRLNTESEYKGTGIGLAIVKKIVENHKGIITVSSEKGEGAVFNVYIPELT
- a CDS encoding PAS domain-containing protein, which gives rise to MSNNNYAFLANGGEMGKLTRAKDWSQTAVGAVESWPQSLRTTIGILLNSKFPMFLFWGPDHICFYNDAYRPSLGNDGKHPAILGEKGADYWPEIWDFIKPLIDQVLNKGEATWHEDQLLPIYRNGKMEDVYWTFSYSPVNDENGKTAGVLVICNETTKQVITRKNLEESEKRFRNTVKQLPLGICILKGADLVVEMANSTYLHIIDKEEKDILNKPIFESVPEAKETTYSLLKNVFETGVPYYTDELAVTLNRYNKKELGYFNLVFYPLKEENAEITGVIVISYEVTEEVKARHLLSESEKAFRNIVMESPIAMAIFRGKEYTIEMANLTMMHDIWQREEKDCIGKPLLEVFPELINQKYPELLNEVLSNGKTIRENESVAYVDIKGKLKKFYLDYEYTTLYEKNGKASGIMCTVYDVTSKVKARKKVETAEERARLAIEIGEIATWDLDLRTRKLIYSDNILDLFGFQKNTKIVHQDIRDRILPDDEHIVVAALAEALKNSIYKYEARILKLDNTIGWIKVHGKVFFDENNEPTKMLGTVMDFTDERDIQQILFKSEKKFRLLADSMPHLI
- a CDS encoding SDR family oxidoreductase, with amino-acid sequence MKKKITFPEQKQNLPGNEHKMNPEPEIIRENYIGSGKLKGKTAFITGGDSGIGRSVAVHFAREGANIAIIYLKENKDALDTKAMIEKEGQQCLLISGDLKDEKFCKAAIKKCYTTFKKINVIVNNAAIQFPQTDLEKITASQLQKTFETNIYPYFYITKAALPYLEKGDTIINTTSVTAFRGSEHLADYASTKGAIVSFTRSLSTMLAKKQIRVNGVAPGPIWTPLIVASFDKLSDFGKDNPMERAGQPSEVAPAYVFLACEDSSYITGQFIHINGGELVG
- a CDS encoding pyridoxamine 5'-phosphate oxidase family protein yields the protein MGDHKDLTDEFAVEKIKDLAENIKTCMFCTYNEYRLQSRPMSVQEIDDKGQLWFLSDRNSSQNAEITLNPMVEIFFSEPHDKFLTLHGTATIEHDKETIERLWNPTVKIWMPGGVDDPNLSVIKFVPEDGYYWNNKNGKMVAIAKMTAAFVTGHTMDDGIEGNLKL
- a CDS encoding endonuclease; translated protein: MQFFKLHFLINEYMPEGPSIVILKEEVKQFSGQKVISASGTSAIDFARIQDKTIDSFKTWGKHFLICFDSFSIKIQLLMFGTYKINERKVAKPRLSLIFEDGELNFYTCSVKILEGDINKHYDWSVDVMNDNWNPKKAQQTLEELPNVMISDAILDQNIFAGVGNIIKNEVLYRCYVHPESIVGKIPPHEISQIIAECSTYSFEFLYWKKKAELKQHWEVYTKKKCHRCNLPIYCKKTGVRKRNSFFCTNCQQLYK
- a CDS encoding SemiSWEET transporter: MNYIDILGLFAGACITISTVPQILKVWKTKKVKEISLKMFGILTFGIAIWIVYGILKNDLPIIITNSVSLVLNLIMVYFILHYEKE
- a CDS encoding response regulator — translated: MTDYTIFYTDDDEDDISIFSDAVESIPQNIILQTYSEGQKLLNAIFNPPSTPYVVFLDLNMPGKNGFDVLEEIRKSDQNNEIPVVIYSTSSEAGIIERCRKLGANYFITKPVLMRDIIKAIEHAIQIDWSEFSPTQSNFVFKS